The following proteins are co-located in the Vigna unguiculata cultivar IT97K-499-35 chromosome 9, ASM411807v1, whole genome shotgun sequence genome:
- the LOC114164164 gene encoding uncharacterized protein LOC114164164, whose translation MSPRLVLLNPSSLRMSVKSTNDSSPTTWHSHLKLPVHQQLASLNPRKHGNILDMQNSNVIRQIGKLDLSEMRSKFDIEVLPMEIAQEIASAQFTQEIFNGKQNMCNPSDKSIDEHHKKRKRMHDTVEYIANLF comes from the exons ATGTCTCCCAGGTTGGTACTACTGAATCCAAGTTCACTGAGGATGAGTGTCAAGAGTACCAATGACTCAAGTCCAACAACTTGGCACAGTCATCTCAAGCTTCCAGTACATCAACAACTCGCATCTCTCAATCCACGGAAG CATGGGAATATACTAGACATGCAGAATTCAAATGTCATTAGACAAATTGGCAAGCTAGATTTGTCTGAGATGCGTAGCAAATTTGATATTGAGGTTCTCCCAATGGAAATTGCTCAGGAAATTGCTTCAGCACAATTTACACAGGAGATCTTTAATGGTAAACAAAACATGTGCAATCCATCTGATAAATCTATTGATGAGCACCACAAGAAGAGGAAAAGAATGCATGATACAGTTGAATATATTGCAAATTTGTTCTGA
- the LOC114164163 gene encoding uncharacterized protein LOC114164163, translating to MMQETVPLKESLGKVNISPSQVALIVDNYLCANNLSHTRATFRMEASSLFSGSPFNQVCKPSLNLGRILEDYISLKRQNLILNQENLILNQERVAMMQEQFRVQKLVQDVQNVVNAYHTFQRLIPVADKTPSGVCTGMASVQNTNTDNKVQWQESHKRKNSEAIDAPTIAKKPRGRPPGKKNQFKGLNMLPSVGTQSLIANSTVTRSQVPTNSSIIETHPGTATNKSVTT from the exons atgaTGCAAGAAACGGTGCCGCTGAAAGAATCGTTGGGAAAGGTTAACATTTCGCCGTCTCAAGTTGCATTGATAGTGGACAACTATCTCTGCGCCAACAACCTATCGCACACGCGTGCCACCTTCCGCATGGAGGCTTCCTCCCTCTTCTCCGGTTCTCCATTCAACCAG gtATGCAAGCCTTCGTTAAATCTTGGGCGTATACTCGAGGATTATATATCTCTGAAGCGACAAAACTTAATCTTGAATCAAGAAAACTTAATCTTGAATCAAGAAAGGGTTGCTATGATGCAAGAACAGTTTAGGGTTCAGAAATTGGTGCAGGACGTGCAAAATGTCGTCAATGCTTATCATACCTTTCAGAGGCTAATCCCTGTTGCTGATAAAACCCCTTCAG GCGTGTGTACTGGTATGGCCTCTGtacagaacacaaacacagaCAACAAGGTACAGTGGCAGGAGTCTCACAAGAGAAAAAATAGTGAGGCAATAGATGCGCCTACAATTGCAAAAAAACCTCGTGGTAGACCACCTGGcaagaaaaatcaatttaaag GTCTAAACATGCTCCCATCAGTAGGGACTCAATCATTAATCGCAAATTCCACAGTTACACGGTCACAGGTTCCCACCAACTCATCAATCATAGAAACACATCCTGGAACAGCAACCAATAAATCTGTTACAACAT GA
- the LOC114163487 gene encoding uncharacterized protein LOC114163487 translates to MRCDFCGGDYPNGHCSYQSSSQGEVQYVSNQGRPGNFSNNNNFSQGWRNNPNQNFGWKQDVGPSNRQPPYQQQQQHYPSVHDRTTKLEDTLEKFMQASLTNQKNTEASIKNLETKVGQLAKQLSDQQAGQFSANTQTNPKEHCKSITTRSGKVVGRGIGYNLAVEEEMPTYAKFMKELLTKKRRFSEETVELEAGCSAIIQKSLPQKSKDLGSFTIPVTIRTLPVGKTMFDLGASINLMPLSMLRRIGDLEVRPTRMALQLVDRSMKYPYGVAEDVLVKVDKFMFPVDFVVMDIEEDTEVPLILGRPFMKTAKVIIDVDDGKLKVRVQDDEVNFNVFEAMQDPKDKQQCFKMDVIDEIFLSSRKQLTKASPLEKALIGACDDLEDDEEKKVDEYLTHMNSAKEIASNDIQLDKLQQENRTESQKLELKVLPPHLKYVFLADGGNKPVVISSALTASEEEKLILVLKANKGAIG, encoded by the exons ATGAGATGTGACTTTTGTGGAGGCGATTATCCAAATGGTCATTGTTCTTATCAGAGTAGCTCGCAAGGAGAAGTTCAATATGTGAGTAACCAAGGAAGACCAGGAAATTTCTCCAACAATAATAACTTTTCACAGGGGTGGAGAAACAATCCAAATCAGAATTTTGGGTGGAAGCAAGATGTTGGTCCTTCAAACAGACAACCTCCTTATCAACAGCAGCAACAACATTATCCTTCGGTGCATGACAGAACAACTAAACTGGAGGATACTCTAGAAAAGTTTATGCAAGCTTCTTTGACCAATCAGAAAAATACAGAAGCTTCAATCAAGAATCTTGAAACCAAGGTTGGACAATTGGCGAAACAATTATCAGATCAGCAGGCAGGTCAATTTTCAGCCAACACACAGACTAATCCCAAGGAGCATTGTAAATCTATTACCACTAGAAGTGGTAAAGTTGTGGGAAGAGGGATTGGATACAACCTGGCTGTAGaggaagag ATGCCGACATAtgcaaaattcatgaaagaGCTCCTAACAAAAAAGAGAAGATTCTCTGAAGAGACAGTAGAGCTTGAAGCAGGGTGCAGTGCTATAATTCAGAAATCATTACCTCAGAAATCCAAAGACCTTGGGAGCTTCACAATTCCAGTTACAATAAGAACATTACCAGTGGGAAAAACAATGTTTGATTTGGGTGCTAGTATAAATTTGATGCCTTTGTCTATGCTACGAAGAATAGGAGATCTGGAAGTAAGGCCTACACGGATGGCATTACAACTAGTTGATAGATCCATGAAGTATCCCTATGGTGTGGCAGAGGATGTCTTGGTTAAGGTTGACAAATTCATGTTCCCAGTTGATTTTGTGGTAATGGATATTGAGGAAGACACTGAAGTTCCTTTAATACTGGGAAGACCTTTCATGAAGACGGCCAAGGTCATTATTGACGTTGATGATGGCAAATTGAAGGTTAGGGTGCAAGATGATGAAGTCAACTTTAATGTCTTTGAAGCAATGCAGGACCCAAAGGACAAGCAACAATGCTTCaagatggatgtgatagatgaaATTTTTCTGTCATCCAGGAAGCAATTGACAAAGGCAAGCCCATTAGAAAAAGCTTTGATTGGTGCTTGTGATGATCTGGAGgatgatgaagaaaagaaagttgaTGAATACCTAACACATATGAATTCagcaaaagaaattgcatcaaatgaTATACAACTTGACAAATTGCAACAAGAAAATAGAACTGAAAGTCAGAAGCTAGAGCTAAAGGTATTACCTcctcatttaaaatatgtttttcttgcaGATGGAGGTAACAAACCAGTGGTGATCAGTAGTGCTTTAACGGCTTCTGAAGAggaaaagttgattttagttcttaaaGCCAATAAGGGTGCAATAGGTTAG